The nucleotide window gcctgtctcccccgattagactgtaagcccgtcaatgggcaggaattgtctctatctgttgccgaattgtacattccaagcgcttagtacagtgctctgcacatagtaagcgctcaataaatactattgaatgaaaggagcatcGGAGAGATAATCGGCGTATTTTCCTCTTTTTAAGATTGATTCTCTGTGATGAGAATGGAGCCATCTTTAGCCTGTTGTGGTTGTATGGGTGCACTGTGGTTGGGGGAAGAGGTGTGTCCACACACACTCTTAGGGGATGCATAGAAGTCCTTAGTTTGGTTTTGGCTGCATAGGCTTGcgtatctttttctctctctttttttttctggcatttgttacgtccttactgtgtgccagacgctgtaccgAGCggtagggtggatagaagctaatcaggttggaagcagtccctgtcccacgtggagcacgcagtctcaatccccgttttacagatgaggaaattgaggtacagagaagtgaagtgactggcccacgatcacacagcggacatgtggcagagccagaattagaatccaggtccttctgacttctgggaccGTGCTCTACTAGGATACGCAGCTTCTCTTTAGCCATGGTGTTCCCCTAGTTGCGATGACGTCTTTGCTTGTTCTGTGTTCCAGGGTGAATACTTGGTTTAGCGTGGTATCACGGTGGTAGGGAACTTTGAGGTGTTGGCATTGTGTTGGAGCAGTGGGGCTTAGGAGAAAGAGGACCAAGGTtcgagtcctagctctgccaatcacttgctatgggaccttgggcaagtcacttcacttctctgggcctcagttacctcattgataaaatggggattatgactgtgagccccctgagggacatggactctgtccaatgtgattaccttgtagctaccccagcgcttagtacactgcctggacatagtaagcgcttaataaataccactaagaaGAAAACAAGAAGGAACTCCGCTTTTCAgtattttaatggtgcttgttaagagcctactctgttccaggcactgcacaagGGCTGGAgcagatgaaagctaatcaggttggacactgttcccgtcccatatgggggctaagctggagagaggagggtttaACTGAGGCACGacaagtgaaacgacttgctcaaagtcacagagcaggcaggtggcagggatgggattaaaactcaggtcctctgactcaggaaTTACCTAACTCTAAAGGAACCACCATTTTTCGGttggcaggggcaggaggataATCCAGAGTGCTATAGTAGTTGCAGAAAGAGGTGCACGTTTTGTCGTAACTAATCAAGTGGCTCACTCCCATTTCCAATATTGGTACCAGGCAACTGTGGTAATGTTTGTTTTTAAGTTTTACTTAAAGCGATTAACTGTTTGTTTTTGGCAGATGTAAAGGTGGAGTGCCATTTATGACGTAGGAGATCTTCTGACACAAGTTTACCTCAAAAATCAGGTAGGAGAAAAGAAAACGTAAATGGACTAGACCTGCCGTAGAGCGTTTAGAAAAGATGTGAGAAAGTTAGATGAGGTTCTTTTCTAGGCAGCGAAGATGGATGTATATTGACCTGAAAATGGGAGGGGTGACAacctaagaccgcgagccctactgcgagacagggaccttgtccagtccgattggcttgtatccaccccagtgcttaggatagtgcctggcgtcctaagtaagcgcttaacaaatacctttattattgttgttgttattcttaaTGAAATCTGTGTCAAAAATCTGCCTGGGTGTAACTCTTCATTGAGAATCTTTTTGCAAGGCTGGGGTTTCTGTTATTAAGAAGCTTCAGCTGTGTAGACTTTGTTTGGGTCAGAGCCATATGGACCTTGCGAAAAACATTCAGTGGCTCCCCAAATTTGGTAGGTAATGACTTGGCAGGTACCAAAACAGACCCTTGGGGCCACAgcctattctttcattcattcagttgtatttattgagcgcttactgtgtgcagagcactgcactgtacttagcacttgggagggtagagtacaacaataaacagacacattccctgcccagcacaagcttacaatctgggttGTTCCCTGCTGCCATCGTAGTCTTTTTATTCGGAATCATCTCGAGTTCCCTGTTCCTGAGGTCAAGGAATCACTACAGGCCTAAGGGTGGGGCAGCGttatcaatcagccatatttattggcgcttactatgcacagaggactgtacgaagacctcgggagagtgcaatgtagcaGAATTggttagacatgctccctgccctcaaccagcttccagtctggagctaCAGCTAGTCTGCAGTGGCTCGTCTGTCAAGCcggcctctaggctgtaagcttgttgtggacagggaatgtgtctgtttaattgttgtagtctcccaagcgcttagtacagtgctcggcacacaataagcactcaataaatacgactgaatgaatgaatagcagttaCAACCTGAAGCTGGCTTTCTCCTGCTAGAACATTTCCCGTTGTCAGCAACAATCCGGATGGGGAAaactaaataatattaataatagtaatgataataaaaggtgtggtatttgttaagcgtttaccatgtgtcaggcacagttctaagtgttggCATAGATACAGACTgctcgggttagacacagtccccgtccccacgtggggctcacagcctcaatccccattttacagataactgagggccagtgaagtgactcgcccaaggtcacacagcagacaagtggcggaactgggattagaacccaagtccttctgatgcctCGGCCCGAGCTGTACCCATCAGGCCACATCGCTCCTCATTTCAGACCACTGAAGTGGCAGCTcgtaagagagaaaaagaatctgCAAAATAGAACtgattttatatacatatatctataggtgtttatatatatttatatattttttcccctccctcagaccTCTCACTTTAAAAGACTCAGTGTGGAATAAACCGGCACGGTGATGGCATGGAATACGAAACCACAAGATAATATTGTTCTTCCATCCTATTCTGGAAGTCAATCATCATTTTTGTCCCAAGCCTTAAGAAGCCCACCGGTATATACTCAAAGGAACACATTCGCCTCTCAGGGTTCTTGTACAGAGCCTAGAAACCCCCAAGATATATTCATGTACCCGGCCAACGTGCAAGGCATTTCACAGCCATCGCAGTATCCCAATGTGGCAGGCTACCCGCCAGCTCGGCAAGCAGCAGCCCGGGAGATGCCAGGGATGGGAACTATCGTCTCGCAGAGTTCAGCGAAGAGAACGGCTCTTCCGTGTATTATGCCCAAGGCACATCATCAGACCTCACAGGTTCCACTGGGTAGTAGACAGAACTCTTGGACCAACCCATCTCTGAACGACCCCAGTCATTTCCCGGTCAGGCCATCCGCCGTGTCTTCTCAAAACGGCATCGGCGCCACTATTCCGAATGCCATCCCTCCGCAGAATCAGTACGTGACCTCAGTCGCCTATCCCGTGCCGCAGCGGGTGGTGGCTTTATCGCTTCCCTCGAGGTTTTCCTCCCTGTATCAAGGAAATCCCGATGCGAGCGGGTCTTCGTTAGAGCTGCAGGTCGGCTGGCCCGGCCAGTGCGATTCGAACAGGCCGTCCGTCTCTCAGGAACACGGAGCGGCGTCTCTCGCTCCACCCGGTCAGTATCCCGGTTCCCTGCGGGGCTCGGCCATCCAGAACGTCCAGAAAGAAATCCCCCTGTCCATGTCCTCGTTGCAGACTGCACACGGGCAGAGTCTCAATTGCAAAGGGGCCGCTCCGCCCCCGCCGTATCCCCCAACCCAATCCCAGCAGTATATGGCCGTCCAGATGGTGGTGGAGATGAATCCCAACAACCCTCGTCGTTATTACTCCAGGTTTGCCAATCCAAAGCTTTCCGGCGGGCAGCAGTTGGCCGAGCCTCCGGCCGGCGAGCCCCTCCGCAGCCCGCAAGCTCTCCTGCTGGACGCGAACCCGTTTTCTCAGCCTCACTGTCAAAACACGATCGGCTATAACCCCGCCGCGGGAAGCCCGTGGTCTTCGAACGGGAACGTGAGGCCGAAGCGACTCTTTCACGAGCCGGGCGGACCAGCAGCCGAAGGCGGGAACCCCCCGCGGAAGCCCATGCCGGAAGCGCCGACGGGCCCGGGTGCCGGAGTGGCTCCGGAGCCGCCTGTGAGGCCTGTCCCCAGAGGGGGCAACCAGTTGGGTGCTTTGGaaggcccgcccgccccgcctaGAGCCGGGCTGGTGAATCGAGGCAGAGGACGGTTGGCTTGGGATGCTCTGCGCGGGGGAGCCGTCGGCAGTTTAGAAGGCTCCGGCGACTCTAAGGCAGGGATGACAGTGGTGACGAAGGAAGGATTGGTGAGCGACGTTAAGAAATTGCTAGCCATGAGAAACGAAGTCGTGAAGTTCGCCAAGCAGATTAAAATGAAGAAGAACCTCTTGATCGCCAAGGGCGGCAACTCTGTGGCCACCACCTCTTCGCTGGACAGTCCAAAGGTCAGCCCCGGGCTCTCCTCCCAAATCGCTGCTGAAGGTCAGACGTTTCCTCAGACGACCGCGAGCCCAGAATGCCAGCCCTCCACAGGACCGAGATCGGCACCTCCGGACTGGAGACATCCCACCAGTATTCAAGGATTTAGCAGCCACGGACGAATCATCCAAGGCAGCGGTTCCGTTTTGCTTAATTCTGTCATATGTGACCAAGTACCCCAATTGGATCGGGTGAATCATTCTCTGGAGAAAAACTCAGCATTGGGGCAGAAGATCTTATCGAGCTCTAACCCTGCACTCGGGACCCCAGAGCAGACAGCGGTTTCCCCGAGTTGCGATATCGATAAAGTCGGCTCTGTGGACAGAGGTCGGCAGAGACTAGCGGCGGAACCTGCACAAGCCTCCGGCCAAGTCCTGCTGAAAAGGAAAGAGTCCTTGAAGAAAGACATCGTTTCCTGTAATAAGTTATTGGCCAATCTTCTTCAGAGTAAAAGTCCAACTTTCTCTGATGGCATTCACTTCTCATATTCGGGATTAACGGACCCGAATGAAAAGATTCTCCTCTCGCAATCGAACTATTCCGAATCGGATGGGCGAAGCACAGTTACCGGTCGGCAGTCGGGTGAGAAAACCGGGGCCGCTCCGAACGCTTCTAACAGCAGTCCGGAGACTTCGACTGCAGCTGGGTCTCCGGTCGTTCCAGACCCTTGCTGTAAAGCGGATAACAACAACTATTCCATGGAAGAGTTGGCAGCTTGTCTCGCTCTTTGGAAAAGGGCACCCGCGGAGCCCGTCGACATCCCAGATCCAGAAATCACCGTTGCTCCCGATCAGGCCCCGTTGCCTTTGGAAGGAGGACTTAATGAGTGTCCGGGCCCAGGTTTGGAAAATCTGCCAAGTAAAGCCCTCAGAGCTGCGGATGACTCCGTTCTGTCATCCGTGGTTGTTTCCGGCGTGCTCAAGCCCGATCCCGTGAGTTCCAGTTTGACCAAAGGGGTGGAGCTTCAGGTTGCTGTGGTCTCTCCCTTGATCGTCTCAGAGGCCAAAGGATTGACCGACCCCGCAACCAAACCCGAAGAACCTCTACACGAAGCGGTGTATCCGGTCATTCAAGAAGGCAGCGTATGTAGCTTACGGGCCCACCTTCAAGAGAAAGATGGGACGGGCGCGTCACCCCAGGCCGGAGCCGAGAGAGGACACGGAGAAACTGATACCTCGCCGCCGGAGGCGATCGCCGCCATCAAAAAGGTCGGTGCCCCGGTCGTGTCAGTGGGCGGATACGTAATCGCGTGGGGATCTGTAAACTCCACTCAATCCATGGTCATCGAGCTGGAAAAGTCGGGCCGGTGGGTCCCGCGGCTGTCGGTCGGACTCGAAGaagaccaccattttccccaactaagctcgaGCACCTCGGGGGAGAACCAAGAACAGTGGGCTCTGACCGAATTGAAAGAGACCGATGCTCCGACGTCAGACGGCGACTCACCGCAGATTGCCAACGTCTGTTCTCTCGTCGAAGGCGGTGTATTCTATAACTCCCAGATAGCCCACATGTTCAGCTCCGATTCTCCGACAGAGATGGAGGACCCGACCGCCTCAGCGGGTGACGGCGCGGTTCTCGGTACCCGGGCTCCAGACCCGCTGGACCCGGGGAAACTGGGGCCCGACAGGCGAGTCGCGGGTTCTGAAGAGCAGAGCGGGCTGCCGTTCCCCGACCCGCTCTCCAAAAGTTCCTGCTTTGCAAAGTCGTCTGGACTTCCAGAATCGGCTGCGTCTTTGCAGCTTCGAGATCCGACTGTAGGACAAAAAATTACGAACATTAAGAACACGGGGAACCTTGGATGTGATGGATCATGCTCTTCGATCCAGTATCAGCTGGATCTTCCTCTTGAAGAGATGGCCGTCTTCCCCGATAAAGATCGCCATCCAGGTCGTCTCTTCAATCCAGATAAAAATCTCATGTGGGAGAGCCATCCGACCGTGACCGACGAGGTGTCTATAAAATATCTTGAAGACCAGCTGTCTGAACTTTTAAGAGAGTTTCCGTACGGTCTCGAAAAGTCACACCCACAGAAGAAAATCCCTGAAACGGAAAACCCAAAACCCTCTGAGCCACCGGCGAGAATGGTCAAGGATCCAGATTCTTGTTGTCCGAGAAACGCGGACCCCGAGGACCCGATAAGCCAAATTCAGATCGTGATTTTGAATTCGGAGCAAGTGAAGGAACTGTTCCCTGAATCTACGGAGCAATTaccaggtacagagaaattaggaGACTCTCCCAGCGCAGAGTTTACTCCCGAAAACCGAGACCGAGACCTTCCTCGTCTACCAGTTAtagaccccgtgacctctgaggcAGGGGACGATGAAACTCGCACGTCAGATGGCCGGGCTACTGTTTATGGGGGCGGGCCCCATTCCTCGTGTGACATTAGCCAGGCTGACCCATCAGAGAAAAAGAACATCAGTGACCAGTGTTCCCAGTCGGAGGCTCTCAACCATCAAACGGGACACCCGGCAGACGCCGACAGAGTCGTCCCCATTACCGAAGGGAAAAGTCCCATGGAAAATAACTTCCACGCGTCTGGGGAATTGCCAGAGAGGAAGCAACATTCCCCTGTTATTATCCCGATCGAGGATCGGCCTAAAGAGGAACACAACAGATCGTCGAAAACGGAGTTAGAACCCACCGATAAGGTGCGGTCCCATGACAAAGAAGTAGCCTCAGAAAAAGTTCTCAAAccttggaaaaagaaaagaaagcttaAATTCCACGAGGTAAGCTTTGTGGGAAAAGAAGTCGCACGTCACAAAAGGGTTGCTAAAGGCCCCACACAGGAGGAAGCCTCCACAAGACATTTTAGCCCttcaaacaggaaagagaaaagagtatTTTCTTTGCCAAACAAAGACTTTCACAAAAAGGAAGCATCCTTAAGAGGAGAAGCCTCCTTGAGAGACGTAGCATCGGCGGAAAGCTTCAAACTGGGGTACAGTGCAAAAAGTCATTCCAAATTCAGTCTGGAACAGAAGAAGTCCGAACCATCTAATAATGTATttgactgggagaagagggaacacGACAAATTAGAACAGAACTCGGGTCGAGTAAATGAGTTGAAATCGAGCAAGAACGAAAGGAACAAGATCCCAGGAAAAGAGTTATCGACAGACGTGAGAACCGGCGACTCGGAAAAGGATACCCAGAGTAACACAGCGCGGACTCCCAGCATCACCTCAAATTCTTCTAAATTTAAGGATATTTCACATAAAACGACTGGAGTCTTCTCCTCTCAAGGGTACTTAATGAGGCGAAAACGTAAAGAAAAGATCAGCAAGCAGGACTCCAAGAAAACCCAAGAAAAACGGGAAATGAAGAAAGCTGGCCCCTCGGCTTCTGAAAAAGTCTGGCATAATAAATTCACCTTTAAACTAGTGAACTGTGGGAAACCCAGCGAAGGACATGCTACGTGGCGGTGCAAGAGACCATTAGAAGCACTGACACACCGGAGTAAAAGCATTCACTCTCACAGGATCAGAGCGCAGTCAGACTCGGAAAAGAACTTTACCAAAAAAGTCAGAGcaaaaatgggggagaagaagcTGGGAAAAACGTACTCTGAAAACAGTGGCAGGCCCGATGCCAATTTAATCTGCTTAAATAAAAAAGTTAAGTTCACTAAAATGCCTCTTCAAGAAAATGAGCCAAAAGACCAGAAGAAAGTGTATCTGAACAGAGTTGCTTTTAAGCGGACTGCCCAGGAAAGTATTTGTTTGACCAAGTTAGACTGCTCTCCTGGGAAACATCTGGGGAAAATAAAGTCGGCTAATGAGTTGGAGATGGGGTCCGATGGTAAATCCTGTTTCTCTTCACCTGAGAGGCCAAGAATGCTGGAATTTAAATTATGCCCCGATGTGCTGTTGAAGAACGTGCGGGGAGACGACGAAGTTCTGGAGGAAAAGACTTTTCCCAGGAAAGAGCAAGCCCCCGTGGAAGGTTCGTACTTTTTTCTCATTTGAGTCACGCTCCGACGTGGGTGGCGTTGTCACAGAGCACCTCCTCCCCACCGTTAAGCAAAACGGACCCCGGCCCCCTGGCCGTGGAGAGTCCTCCGTCGCGTGTACACAGACCGTTCCCGTTGCGTCACGTgttgcagtaagtgctctataaatatgagtgaatgaatgaatctaagggTAAGAGAGGGGACTGGGACAGGCGACCAGCAGAGATTAAGCAAATAAGAATctaaaagacaaggacagtgaAAAACACGCAAAATAAAAACAGAGAACACCACACTCAGTTTAGTATTCTCCACTCTACCAGATTCATTTCCGCATCTGTCTTTCCATGGGCAGAATTCCTGCCActgttgttattcattcattcgtatttattgagcgcttactgtgtgcaggtcactgtactaagcgcttgaaaagtacagttcagcaaagagagatgatccctgcccagcagtaggctcacagactagaaggggggagacagcaaaacaagtaaacaggcatcaatagcatcaatataaaaaaaaaactatagatatatgcacatcattaataaatagaagaataaatatgtacatatatacacaagtactgtggggccagggggatagagcagagggagggagtcgggataatggggaggggaggaggagcagaggaaaagagggaggctcagtctggggaggcctcttggaggaggtgagctctcagtagggcttagaaggggAACCCAAGCccaggcaggtgggaggggggagaacaaggcacagggagaaggttagcaccagaagagtacagtgtgcaggctggactggagaaggcaagaaaggaggcgaggtaggagggggcaaggtgatggagagctctgaaaccaatagtgacaagtatttgcttcatgcaaaggttgataggcaagcactggagatttttgaggaggggagtgacatgcccagagcgtttctgtagaaagataatccaggcagctgagtgaagtatagactgaaggggagagagataggaggctgggagatcagaaaggaggctgatgcagtaatccagttgggatataatgagagattgtaccaacaaggtaatggtttggatggagaggaaagggcggatcttggcgatgatgcaaaggtgagatcggcaggttttggtgacagattggatgtttggggtgaatgagagagcggagtcaaggatgactccaaggttgcgggcctgtgagatgggaaggatgatcgtgccgtccacagtgacagggaagtcagaggacagggtttgggagggaagataaggagctcagtcttggacatgttgagttttaggtggccgatggacatccagttggagacgtcctagaggcagaaggagataaccgggagggagggagagagaacgagggaggaaatgtagatttggatatcatccatgtagagatagttgtagccgtgggagtgaatgagttcaccaagggagtgaatatagatggagaacagaaggagaccaagaactgacccttgaggagcccctacagttaggggatcgaagggagaggaggagcccgcgaaggagaccgggaatgaacggccagagagataagagaaccaggagaggatggagtcagtgaagccaagatcggATAACgtcttgaggagaaggggatggttgacagtgtcaaaggcagctgagaggtcaaggaggattaggacagagtagaaactgttggatttggcaagaaggaggtcatgggtgacctttgagagggcggtttcggtgaagtggagaggacggaagccagattggaggaggtccaggagagagttggaggagaggaattcgaggcagcgagagtagacgactcgttctgggagtttggaaaggaagggtaggagggagacggggtgataagtggaggaagcagtgggggcaagggagggttttttaggacggggagatgtgggcgtgtttgaagtcagaggggaagaagccgttggagagtgagtggttgaagatggaagttaaggaggggaagagggaatgggtgagagtttttatgtTTTATAAGGGAATGGAGTCCGAAGAGcaagtggagggagtggcacttgagaggagggaggagatctcttctggaggtattgctgggaaggatgggaaagtagaggagggggtcgAGTTTGGGGGacatggagaagagggaggggtgactttgaggagctcagacTTGATAGTGTTACTTTTCctaatgaaataggtggccagattgttgggggtgagggaaggaggagcagggaggaacaggggacctgaagagggagttaaatgtctgcaaCAGCTGACACAGGTGATGGgcgtgggtgtcaataagggaagagaagaagttctgcctggcagaggagagggcagagttaaggcaagacaGGATGaacttaaagtggacaaggttggccaGCTGTTGAGACTTCCCCAGCAGTGTTCAGTgactcgagcataagagcgaaggaggcggacagtgacggtgatccaggactgtgggttagcgGTGCGAGaacgatgaagggataggggagccagtgagttgagtagagagggtggagttgagaccaTCtgtctgatcatcaagagtggatAGAGTGAGTAGGGAGGCTAGGTGGAGTGTGAtgagctgagagagatggatggggtcgagagagcggaggtctctgtggggcgaTATCGATTAGAGTTCATTTATGCTGTGGCCTAGTCACATTCTAAATGGGATGGATTTGTTCATCCTGATCGAACCGCAATTCAACTGTTTCGGCTTCCACCCTGTGGCTTGGTGGCATGTGTAATTCTTCACTGGAATATTAAGGCTTAAGAATATTAAGAGGCGGGAAGTCTGCGTCACATTTTTGTTGAAGGACTTTAACTTTCCTGGGTCAACCATGATAACAAGTCTCCCGATGCAGGATTTGCAGAGCCAGAATGCACTAACAGCACTGAAGCATTGTGGAAAACAGTGGGgcctagggaaagagcccgggcctgggagtgagaggacctgggttctaattatggctctgccacttgactgctgggagacctcgagcaagtcactgaacttatctgTGTTCAAAAAaagtatctgtttcctcatctgtaaaatgaggattcgataactgttctccctcccccttagattgcgaaccttctgtgggacagagactgaatccaaccagattaatttgtacccACTTcagggtttggaacagtgcttgacacatagtaagcgcttaagaaatactgtcgtTGTGTTGTTTCGTTATCATCTGTCACTCATTGTCACTCATTGTCCACAAATGTCCCACCCGGTTTGGCTGTGTTACATAAGTGAGCAGAGCCACCATGTTAGGAAACTGAGTACCAGAACTTTATTGTTGATGATCTTGTCTTTTGATATTGATTCTGGCCCACATGGTGCCAGATctgaacctgtcccacatggggctcacaatcttaattcccattttacagatgaggtaaatgaagcaaaatgacttgcccaaggtcacacagcagacaagttggtggagccaggattagagccaggattagtcaggtccttctaactcccaggccatggagtctccatccagtaggccatgctgcagcttctgcctaggtaacagaattcgaCCTCAGGTTTTAGCTCTGCATTGCCAAGCGACAGTTTTGGTTCCGTGTAAGGGTTTCCTGGTGTAGACGTATAGAGCGCCTCAGTCTTCTTCAGACGTCTTGTCCGCCCTGATGACCGGCCGATTGGGTGAAGCAGTGTACAACCAGTACTGACATCTGTGTTCAGGAATTCGAGATGGACCTTTTCCACGACTCTGGATAGTGTCCCAAGTCTGTCGAGATAGAAGAGTTTCCCAAAAGCTTTAAAGCATCTCTGACACGGTCTCCTAGTTCAAGTTGAACCAGGGCCTGCCTCTCTttgtaaacagagaagcagcgtggcctaatggaaagagcacagagaacctgggttctaatcccagctccgccatatgtgaccttgggcaagtcactcaacgtctctctgcttcacttacctcatctataaaatgggggttaaagatgtgagccccttttgggacatgaattgggttcaacctgactagcttgtgtctcccccagcacttaatacaaatacataagAGTCAGATGGGGAGGGTACCCTCGGCTCCTAGCCGGCCAGTATTCCCGCCCCGGAGTAGCCACGGTCGGAATCTTGATGGATTTTGCAGGGCCAGCAAATCTGCCTAGGAGTTTCCAGTGTCCAAATCGACCATCTTTTCAGAGGCTTTGGCCCGGCCTATGAGTAGGGATTCCAGCTTCCGTTCTATGCCCTTTCCCTGCATCGATGCTGAGCAAAGACAATATCCTCTGTGTCATGTGGTgttcagaatttattttaatgtctgtcactcccccaGATTGTcaactcgtgggcaggggatgtgcctgttcattgttgcactgtcttctcccaagtgcttagtacggtgctcggcacacagtaagcgctcaataaatacgattgaccgaccgactgactgaagtcATCCTGTGACTCTGGAAGCAGCATCCAGTCAGCGAT belongs to Ornithorhynchus anatinus isolate Pmale09 chromosome 2, mOrnAna1.pri.v4, whole genome shotgun sequence and includes:
- the RESF1 gene encoding retroelement silencing factor 1 isoform X1, with protein sequence MAWNTKPQDNIVLPSYSGSQSSFLSQALRSPPVYTQRNTFASQGSCTEPRNPQDIFMYPANVQGISQPSQYPNVAGYPPARQAAAREMPGMGTIVSQSSAKRTALPCIMPKAHHQTSQVPLGSRQNSWTNPSLNDPSHFPVRPSAVSSQNGIGATIPNAIPPQNQYVTSVAYPVPQRVVALSLPSRFSSLYQGNPDASGSSLELQVGWPGQCDSNRPSVSQEHGAASLAPPGQYPGSLRGSAIQNVQKEIPLSMSSLQTAHGQSLNCKGAAPPPPYPPTQSQQYMAVQMVVEMNPNNPRRYYSRFANPKLSGGQQLAEPPAGEPLRSPQALLLDANPFSQPHCQNTIGYNPAAGSPWSSNGNVRPKRLFHEPGGPAAEGGNPPRKPMPEAPTGPGAGVAPEPPVRPVPRGGNQLGALEGPPAPPRAGLVNRGRGRLAWDALRGGAVGSLEGSGDSKAGMTVVTKEGLVSDVKKLLAMRNEVVKFAKQIKMKKNLLIAKGGNSVATTSSLDSPKVSPGLSSQIAAEGQTFPQTTASPECQPSTGPRSAPPDWRHPTSIQGFSSHGRIIQGSGSVLLNSVICDQVPQLDRVNHSLEKNSALGQKILSSSNPALGTPEQTAVSPSCDIDKVGSVDRGRQRLAAEPAQASGQVLLKRKESLKKDIVSCNKLLANLLQSKSPTFSDGIHFSYSGLTDPNEKILLSQSNYSESDGRSTVTGRQSGEKTGAAPNASNSSPETSTAAGSPVVPDPCCKADNNNYSMEELAACLALWKRAPAEPVDIPDPEITVAPDQAPLPLEGGLNECPGPGLENLPSKALRAADDSVLSSVVVSGVLKPDPVSSSLTKGVELQVAVVSPLIVSEAKGLTDPATKPEEPLHEAVYPVIQEGSVCSLRAHLQEKDGTGASPQAGAERGHGETDTSPPEAIAAIKKVGAPVVSVGGYVIAWGSVNSTQSMVIELEKSGRWVPRLSVGLEEDHHFPQLSSSTSGENQEQWALTELKETDAPTSDGDSPQIANVCSLVEGGVFYNSQIAHMFSSDSPTEMEDPTASAGDGAVLGTRAPDPLDPGKLGPDRRVAGSEEQSGLPFPDPLSKSSCFAKSSGLPESAASLQLRDPTVGQKITNIKNTGNLGCDGSCSSIQYQLDLPLEEMAVFPDKDRHPGRLFNPDKNLMWESHPTVTDEVSIKYLEDQLSELLREFPYGLEKSHPQKKIPETENPKPSEPPARMVKDPDSCCPRNADPEDPISQIQIVILNSEQVKELFPESTEQLPGTEKLGDSPSAEFTPENRDRDLPRLPVIDPVTSEAGDDETRTSDGRATVYGGGPHSSCDISQADPSEKKNISDQCSQSEALNHQTGHPADADRVVPITEGKSPMENNFHASGELPERKQHSPVIIPIEDRPKEEHNRSSKTELEPTDKVRSHDKEVASEKVLKPWKKKRKLKFHEVSFVGKEVARHKRVAKGPTQEEASTRHFSPSNRKEKRVFSLPNKDFHKKEASLRGEASLRDVASAESFKLGYSAKSHSKFSLEQKKSEPSNNVFDWEKREHDKLEQNSGRVNELKSSKNERNKIPGKELSTDVRTGDSEKDTQSNTARTPSITSNSSKFKDISHKTTGVFSSQGYLMRRKRKEKISKQDSKKTQEKREMKKAGPSASEKVWHNKFTFKLVNCGKPSEGHATWRCKRPLEALTHRSKSIHSHRIRAQSDSEKNFTKKVRAKMGEKKLGKTYSENSGRPDANLICLNKKVKFTKMPLQENEPKDQKKVYLNRVAFKRTAQESICLTKLDCSPGKHLGKIKSANELEMGSDGKSCFSSPERPRMLEFKLCPDVLLKNVRGDDEVLEEKTFPRKEQAPVEGIKSTKEDWLKCSPQKKRKMEAAKNQDDSHPPLPRAPKRSYSGGDATQGSATDSKAMFQTFKKLYMEKRSKSLDSSPTT